In a genomic window of Thalassotalea piscium:
- a CDS encoding EAL domain-containing protein yields the protein MLNKAVIRKPLSFITGMMISLIVIFFLYSQFLSNQLSEEAKRIFSDLSHSANSGYKVIEKLNNLPFTDCTDEHLLSMREMQFNSNDIRDIGFLQNGFLICTTGAGVLDIPLKESTPDFTLDGHDYWIDKKLETFDNKVKGIIIEKGSYNIVLSFEGVINDYEEAVVYEIVLKDDYELTHLYGAPNLYKNVAVDPNVITFAGFIAHFAELCGPGGGICLAVKKNNFTELQNPPVLFVVMLLLFLSGISAIHFIELLFYHLRSTKRRIKLGLAAGSFIPYYQPIVELNSGKVIGCELLARFEDGVGALYPDEFISVVSELNLSWMMTELFIHKALDDFKHLKPADSTFYLSVNIFPKDINNGNILKGIELFRAAQPNLRVCFEITEDEQLQCGQSGEALDQLSKSRIQISIDDFGTGYSNLSQLKLLDIDTIKIDKSFVDEVETGAIRSTLIPNIVAIANKLNANVIAEGVENQLQADELLKMNIVYGQGWHYAKALPIDEFKQYLIQNSDFTFNNDESL from the coding sequence ATGTTAAATAAAGCGGTAATCCGCAAGCCATTATCTTTTATTACAGGAATGATGATTAGCCTAATCGTTATTTTTTTCCTATATTCTCAGTTTTTATCAAATCAGCTATCCGAAGAAGCAAAGCGGATCTTTTCCGATTTATCACATTCTGCCAATAGTGGCTATAAAGTTATAGAAAAACTCAATAACTTACCTTTTACCGACTGTACAGATGAACATTTACTGAGCATGAGAGAAATGCAATTTAACTCAAATGATATTCGAGATATTGGTTTCTTACAAAATGGCTTTTTAATTTGTACAACAGGTGCTGGCGTCTTAGATATACCATTAAAAGAGTCGACCCCCGATTTTACTTTAGATGGTCACGATTACTGGATAGATAAAAAATTAGAAACTTTTGATAATAAAGTTAAAGGTATTATCATTGAAAAAGGTAGCTACAATATTGTGCTCTCGTTCGAGGGTGTAATCAATGACTATGAAGAGGCTGTAGTTTATGAAATTGTCTTAAAAGATGATTACGAATTAACTCATCTTTATGGAGCACCGAATTTATATAAAAATGTAGCAGTAGACCCGAATGTAATAACGTTTGCAGGTTTCATAGCTCATTTTGCTGAACTTTGTGGCCCTGGTGGCGGTATTTGTTTGGCTGTAAAGAAAAATAATTTTACTGAGCTACAAAACCCACCTGTGCTTTTTGTTGTTATGTTACTGCTGTTTTTATCAGGAATATCAGCAATACACTTTATCGAGCTGCTTTTTTACCACCTTAGAAGCACCAAAAGGCGCATCAAGCTTGGCTTAGCTGCTGGAAGCTTTATCCCTTACTACCAACCCATTGTTGAATTAAACTCTGGAAAAGTGATAGGTTGTGAACTGCTTGCCCGCTTTGAAGATGGAGTGGGGGCACTTTATCCCGACGAGTTTATTTCGGTGGTTAGCGAATTAAACTTGTCTTGGATGATGACGGAGCTATTTATTCATAAGGCGCTTGATGACTTTAAACACTTAAAACCAGCCGATTCTACGTTTTATTTATCGGTTAATATTTTTCCAAAAGACATTAATAACGGCAATATTCTTAAAGGAATTGAGTTATTTCGAGCAGCCCAACCAAATTTACGAGTTTGTTTTGAAATTACTGAAGACGAACAGTTACAGTGTGGTCAATCGGGAGAAGCGCTCGATCAACTTTCAAAAAGTCGTATCCAAATTTCCATTGATGATTTTGGTACCGGATATTCTAACCTATCACAATTAAAACTGTTGGATATTGATACCATTAAAATTGATAAATCTTTTGTCGATGAAGTTGAAACAGGGGCTATTAGATCAACATTAATTCCAAATATTGTTGCTATAGCGAATAAGCTTAACGCTAATGTTATTGCTGAAGGAGTTGAAAACCAACTACAAGCAGATGAGCTTTTGAAAATGAACATAGTGTATGGTCAAGGTTGGCATTATGCCAAAGCTTTACCGATAGATGAATTTAAACAATATCTAATACAAAATAGCGATTTTACTTTTAATAATGATGAATCACTTTAA